The following proteins are encoded in a genomic region of Oncorhynchus keta strain PuntledgeMale-10-30-2019 chromosome 35, Oket_V2, whole genome shotgun sequence:
- the emx1 gene encoding homeobox protein EMX1: MFSSAGKRCFTIESLVAKENPLTTEDPIRPTALTYSNPTDAFMNGYQSPTGRSLYQNPELVFPESVNHPGLTMNPHQLGGGHLQHPAHFFGTQHRDPLNFYPWVLRNRFFGHRFQGNDVSQDSMLLHGPFARKPKRIRTAFSPSQLLRLERAFEKNHYVVGAERKQLANSLSLSETQVKVWFQNRRTKYKRQKLEEEGPDCHQKKKGNHHINRWRLATKQGSSEDIDVTSED, translated from the exons ATGTTTTCGTCCGCGGGTAAACGCTGTTTTACGATAGAGTCCTTGGTGGCCAAAGAAAACCCTCTAACCACGGAAGATCCCATCCGACCGACGGCTTTGACTTATTCCAACCCCACTGACGCTTTCATGAACGGGTACCAGAGTCCCACCGGCAGGTCTCTGTATCAGAACCCGGAGCTGGTGTTCCCCGAGTCAGTCAACCACCCAGGGCTGACCATGAACCCCCACCAGCTAGGAGGGGGCCACCTACAACACCCTGCACACTTCTTTGGGACGCAACACCGAGACCCTCTTAACTTCTACCCATGGGTTTTACGGAACAGGTTCTTCGGACACAGATTTCAAG gAAATGATGTTTCCCAAGATAGCATGCTCCTTCACGGCCCGTTCGCCCGGAAACCCAAGCGGATCCGCACCGCCTTCTCCCCGTCGCAGCTCCTGCGGCTTGAACGGGCGTTCGAGAAGAATCATTACGTAGTAGGAGCGGAGAGAAAACAGCTGGCCAACAGTCTGAGTCTGTCTGAAACACAG GTGAAGGTGTGGTTCCAGAACAGGAGGACTAAATACAAGAGACAGAAGCTGGAGGAGGAGGGGCCTGACTGTCATCAGAAGAAGAAAGGAAACCACCACATCAACAGATGGAGGCTTGCCACCAAGCAGGGCAGCTCAGAGGACATTGATGTCACCTCTGAGGACTGA
- the LOC127915617 gene encoding uncharacterized protein LOC127915617: MSPSSPFPGPNSHGLLHPSTLLLPPHIPWPPTPFYPPTPLPPPHSLASSTLLPPPPPLAPYSPHIPWPPTPSTLPLPWPPTPPHSLASYTLLPSPSPGPLLPHIPWPPTPFYPPPPLAPYSPTFPGLLHPSTLLPPAPPIPWPSTPFYPPPPLAPYSPHALASYTLLPSPPLAPYSPTFPGLLHPSTLLLPWPPTPPTFPGLLHPSTLLLPWPPTPPHSLASYTLLPSSSPGPLLPPHSLASYTLLPSSSPGPLLPPHSLASYTLLPSSSPGPLLPPHSLASYTLIPFYSPGPLLPPHSLASYTLIPFYSPYPVSPF, translated from the coding sequence AtgtccccttcctcccccttccctgGCCCCAACTCCCATGGCCTCCTACACCCTTCTACCCTCCTACTCCCCCCCCACATTCCCTGGCCTCCTACACCCTTCTACCCTCCTACTCCCCTGCCCCCCCCACATTCCCTGGCCTCCTCCACCcttctaccccctcctcctcccctggccCCCTACTCCCCCCACATTCCCTGGCCTCCTACaccctctaccctccccctcccctggcCCCCTACTCCCCCACATTCCCTGGCCTCCTACACCCTtctaccctccccctcccctggcCCCCTACTCCCCCACATTCCCTGGCCTCCTACACCCttctaccctcctcctcccctggccCCCTACTCCCCCACATTCCCTGGCCTCCTACACCCTTCTACCCTCCTACCCCCTGCCCCCCCCATTCCCTGGCCTTCTACACCCttctaccctcctcctcccctggccCCCTACTCCCCACATGCCCTGGCCTCCTACACCCttctaccctcccctcccctggccCCCTACTCCCCCACATTCCCTGGCCTCCTACACCCttctaccctcctcctcccctggccCCCTACTCCCCCCACATTCCCTGGCCTCCTACACCCttctaccctcctcctcccctggccCCCTACTCCCCCACATTCCCTGGCCTCCTACACcctcctaccctcctcctcccctggccCCCTACTCCCCCCACATTCCCTGGCCTCCTACACCCttctaccctcctcctcccctggccCCCTACTCCCCCCACATTCCCTGGCCTCCTACACCCttctaccctcctcctcccctggccCCCTACTCCCCCCACATTCCCTGGCCTCCTACACCCTCATACCCTTCTACTCCCCTGGCCCCCTACTCCCCCCACATTCCCTGGCCTCCTACACCCTCATACCCTTCTACTCCCCATACCCTGTGTCCCCTTTCTGA